A single genomic interval of Daucus carota subsp. sativus chromosome 1, DH1 v3.0, whole genome shotgun sequence harbors:
- the LOC108211573 gene encoding calvin cycle protein CP12-1, chloroplastic, whose product MAASFSGVSLSAPALFNNISDAPTIKSPWLKLSQPWTNKSIQYGSGRMGVRTMATQPDLTGKVAESIKNAEETCAGDSVEGECAAAWDEVEELAAAVSHAKDKAKQTDSLEEFCKDNPETDECRTYDN is encoded by the coding sequence ATGGCTGCATCATTCTCTGGTGTGAGCCTTTCTGCTCCAGCACTCTTTAACAACATTTCAGATGCACCAACCATCAAGTCCCCGTGGCTAAAACTGAGCCAGCCATGGACCAACAAGTCCATCCAATATGGTTCAGGCCGGATGGGAGTTCGGACCATGGCAACCCAGCCAGACCTCACAGGGAAGGTGGCTGAGAGCATCAAGAACGCGGAGGAGACGTGTGCAGGGGACTCTGTGGAGGGAGAGTGCGCGGCTGCGTGGGACGAGGTGGAGGAGCTGGCTGCAGCAGTTAGCCATGCAAAGGACAAGGCAAAACAAACGGACTCCTTGGAGGAGTTCTGCAAGGATAATCCTGAGACTGATGAGTGCCGCACTTATGATAATTGA
- the LOC108205499 gene encoding bZIP transcription factor 53, whose protein sequence is MASVQNQVSSGSDGDLRYAAFDEKKRKRMISNRESARRSRMKKQQHVDKLIAEMSELQSQNKVVMQKINEATDRFVGVSSENNVLRAQLSELTDRLYSLNSVLHMVEEVSGLAMDIPQLPDTLMEPWQLPCPAQPITTSANMFNF, encoded by the coding sequence ATGGCATCAGTACAGAATCAAGTTAGTTCAGGCTCTGATGGTGATTTACGGTATGCGGCTTTTGatgagaagaagaggaagaggatGATTTCCAATAGGGAATCGGCAAGGAGGTCTCGTATGAAGAAGCAGCAGCATGTTGATAAACTGATTGCAGAAATGAGCGAGTTGCAAAGCCAGAACAAGGTGGTTATGCAGAAGATTAATGAAGCGACTGATAGATTTGTTGGTGTTTCGTCTGAGAATAATGTGTTGAGAGCTCAGCTTTCGGAGTTGACTGATAGGCTGTACTCACTTAACTCGGTGCTGCATATGGTGGAGGAGGTGAGTGGGCTTGCTATGGATATTCCTCAGTTGCCGGATACTTTGATGGAACCGTGGCAGCTTCCATGTCCAGCACAACCAATCACGACATCTGCCAATATGTTCAACTTCTGA
- the LOC108222482 gene encoding histidine kinase CKI1-like has product MKLKNSIVLSHFGLLIVVIKGCDAHYRCSRFWPVQVLIVLVLPTVALLLHIIKVRTTEDIERISQTLNQEMILEIESKAKLLAPLSSSATNLARILSASVNETRLSFSIIESKVAPLLFQAFSTIPYLSQVSFTGTDGLFFSYYSKEDQQQPVAVYFNSSSPINQKNSTMYTWYTQPVSRNTGKPYGEAVITPPSITNATKNKFASLGTSWNDSQDLHFLNTAAMDGRGTISLGFRVKPLLSFFCSFDGEGGSLYLATKDGVGVLEGTIPNTRVVIKSNSVSVQLIDSFGVQVGQVGNVTCQQNDGTTEESNFNIWKIKYSLYCSDLKILGVELVYVLTIPHKRPRSFVHGFNNVLVSVLFIVAAIFVTTVYLLLLVVCGERTKMGLRAALIQQMEASHQAERKSLNKSRALARASHDVRASLAGLTGLIELCHELVDPRSELEGNLVQMEACTKDLLGILNTILDTSKIESGKIQLEEEEFDVAQLLEDVADLFYSVAMKKGVDVVLDLYDGSVRKLSRVRGDRGKLKQILCNLVSNAVKFTSEGHVSIRAFARKPTFDDSILANTRNNLVTWLPFLFSKEAEAYNDYEAKKAFQQNENCMEFIFEVDDTGKGIPKEKAKSVFEDYVQVKETADGQEGTGLGLNIVQSLVRLMGGEIVIKDREVGRKGTCFKFNTYLSLCETNCITGNTREYDPESLGSYVSGGSDQSSGRNLARSGQKIEGTLVVLFIQSEERRKVSKKSMERLGIKVLAVKNYEQFSNTLKIIKRRLLHSQSSSSERPDLSSRSDCLKNPTPNSSTTQNINTSTSIFVIIVIDTDGGPFRELSKAVAEFRKGHCSSCSRIVWLDKPGARNIQVQGLDKDKLPPNDLILFKPLHGSRLYQILLDFQALTRNYQPSAENKINSSTQKFPSGPNATSGKTVLTSTHDSSAKSIPKLHGDIKEQGGPVNEKPLGGKKILVAEDDMVLRKIACSVITKLGASVEICENGKEVLEIVCKSLNDQRKQEASDVPPYDYIFMDCQMPIMNGFEATRRIREEEEHHGIHKPIIALSAHTSDSEIRMMIQAGMDHHIPKPVNPTKLLQVIMDIHGR; this is encoded by the exons ATGAAGCTGAAAAATTCCATTGTGCTGAGTCATTTTGGTTTGCTGATTGTTGTG ATAAAGGGTTGTGATGCTCATTATCGGTGTTCAAGGTTTTGGCCTGTTCAA GTATTGATAGTGCTGGTGCTTCCGACTGTGGCATTGCTACTACATATCATTAAAGTCAGGACAACTGAAGATATAGAGAGAATTTCTCAGACTTTGAACCAAGAAATGATATTGGAGATTGAAAGCAAAGCTAAATTACTAGCTCCATTGAGTTCATCTGCTACAAATCTTGCAAGAATTTTAAGCGCATCAGTGAATGAAACCAGGCTTTCATTTTCTATAATTGAATCAAAG GTGGCTCCTCTGCTGTTTCAAGCATTTTCAACTATTCCATACCTTTCACAAGTTTCATTTACCGGAACAGATGGTTTGTTCTTCTCATACTACAGCAAAGAAGATCAGCAACAGCCTGTTGCTGTATATTTTAACTCCTCATCGCctattaaccaaaaaaactCAACAATGTACACCTGGTACACTCAGCCAGTTAGTCGCAACACTGGAAAGCCATACGGAGAAGCTGTGATTACTCCTCCAAGTATTACTAATGCAACTAAAAACAAATTTGCTTCACTAGGAACATCATGGAATGATTCCCAAGATCTCCATTTCCTTAACACAGCTGCTATGGATGGAAGAGGAACTATATCTCTAGGTTTCCGTGTGAAACCATTGCTCAGTTTCTTCTGCAGTTTCGATGGTGAGGGTGGCAGTTTATACTTGGCTACAAAAGATGGAGTAGGAGTACTAGAAGGGACGATTCCAAACACTCGTGTAGTCATAAAGAGCAATTCAGTTTCAGTTCAGCTGATAGATTCATTTGGTGTGCAAGTAGGTCAAGTTGGTAATGTTACTTGTCAACAGAATGATGGCACTACAGAGGAATCAAATTTCAACATTTGGAAAATCAAGTATTCGTTATACTGCTCAGACCTAAAAATTCTTGGGGTGGAATTG GTTTATGTATTGACTATACCACATAAGAGACCCCGGAGCTTTGTGCATGGCTTCAACAATGTGCTTGTTTCCGTCCTGTTTATAGTAGCTGCTATTTTTGTTACTACAGTTTATCTTCTGCTTCTTGTTGTCTGCGGGGAAAGGACAAAGATGGGGTTACGTGCTGCTCTAATACAGCAAATGGAAGCCAGCCATCAAGCTGAAAGGAAGAGTTTGAATAAGAGTCGTGCCTTGGCCCGTGCAAGCCATGACGTGCGTGCTTCACTAGCAGGCCTGACTGGCTTGATAGAGTTATGTCACGAGCTGGTAGATCCTAGATCCGAATTGGAGGGAAATTTAGTACAAATGGAAGCTTGTACAAAGGACCTTTTAG GTATTTTGAATACAATTCTTGATACAAGTAAGATTGAATCCGGGAAAATACAACTGGAAGAAGAAGAGTTTGATGTGGCACAATTACTCGAAGATGTGGCTGATTTGTTTTATTCAGTAGCCATGAAGAAGGGTGTAGATGTGGTGCTGGATCTCTATGATGGCTCGGTTAGAAAGCTTTCCCGTGTTAGAGGAGATCGAGGGAAGCTTAAACAGATACTCTGTAACTTGGTTAGCAATGCTGTCAAATTTACCTCAGAGGGACATGTTTCAATAAGAGCTTTTGCCAGGAAACCAACTTTTGATGATTCAATACTTGCCAACACTCGGAATAATCTAGTGACATGGTTACCTTTCTTGTTCTCCAAAGAAGCTGAAGCATATAATGACTATGAAGCTAAAAAGGCTTTCCAACAAAATGAAAATTGCATGGAGTTTATATTTGAGGTAGATGACACAGGCAAGGGAATTCCCAAAGAGAAGGCGAAATCAGTATTTGAGGACTATGTTCAGGTTAAGGAGACAGCTGATGGACAAGAAGGCACTGGCTTGGGGCTTAATATTGTTCAGTCTCTTGTACGTCTAATGGGAGGAGAGATCGTGATTAAAGATAGAGAAGTTGGCAGGAAAGGAACTTGCTTTAAGTTCAATACTTACCTCTCTCTATGCGAGACTAACTGCATAACTGGAAATACAAGAGAGTATGACCCTGAATCACTTGGTAGCTACGTTTCTGGTGGATCTGATCAGTCTTCAGGAAGAAACCTTGCAAGGAGTGGTCAAAAGATAGAAGGAACATTAGTTGTTCTTTTCATCCAGAGTGAAGAAAGGCGCAAGGTTTCTAAGAAATCTATGGAGCGACTAGGGATTAAAGTTTTGGCTGTAAAGAACTATGAACAGTTTTCTAATACTctgaaaattatcaaaagaaGGCTGCTACATTCTCAGAGTAGTTCTTCTGAAAGACCTGACCTAAGCTCCAGGAGTGATTGCCTAAAAAACCCGACACCAAACAGTTCTACCACTCAGAATATTAATACCAGTACATCAATATTCGTTATAATTGTTATAGATACTGATGGAGGACCATTTCGTGAACTCAGCAAGGCCGTGGCTGAATTCAGAAAAGGCCATTGCAGTAGTTGCAGCAGGATCGTTTGGCTAGATAAACCAGGAGCACGAAATATTCAAGTTCAAGGCCTTGACAAGGATAAACTCCCTCCAAATGATCTCATCTTGTTCAAGCCATTACATGGATCACGTTTATATCAGATTTTGCTGGACTTTCAGGCACTGACGCGCAACTACCAACCATCagcagaaaataaaattaattcatcAACTCAAAAATTCCCCTCAGGACCCAATGCTACTAGTGGTAAAACAGTGCTAACCTCAACACATGACTCTTCTGCTAAAAGCATTCCAAAACTTCATGGGGATATCAAAGAACAGGGTGGGCCAGTAAATGAGAAACCTTTGGGTGGGAAGAAGATCTTGGTGGCGGAAGATGATATGGTGTTACGTAAAATAGCATGTTCTGTTATTACTAAACTTGGAGCCAGTGTCGAAATATGTGAAAATGGAAAAGAGGTTCTGGAAATTGTCTGTAAAAGTTTGAATGATCAAAGGAAACAAGAAGCTTCTGATGTTCCACCTTACGATTACATTTTTATGGATTGCCAG ATGCCAATTATGAATGGCTTTGAAGCAACTAGACGTATCCGAGAAGAAGAGGAACATCATGGCATTCACAAGCCAATAATAGCTTTAAGCGCTCATACAAGCGATTCAGAAATAAGAATGATGATTCAAGCTGGAATGGATCATCACATACCAAAACCAGTGAACCCAACAAAGCTGCTACAAGTTATTATGGATATTCATGGAAGATGA
- the LOC108212439 gene encoding uncharacterized protein LOC108212439 isoform X2 produces the protein MAETNGVTVYVDDIETEIAAGTPFCRICHEIEFESCKTLEAPCSCSGTVKYAHRDCIQRWCEEKGDTTCEICLQNFEPGYTVPVDKVLLDGSVTIRGSLLVPRRGQGGLDEQLITSEFSSNRWNCFRVVALIFTILFLLQHVFTLLVGATENFPFSLFILLVAKTTGIVLPIYVMILIVRSIRKSLRNRHQYEAPEEVQPSSESGGGEEAEAGAEAEDHLEHRVEIHST, from the exons ATGGCAGAGACAAATGGAGTAacagtctatgtagatgatattgaAACTGAAATTGCTGCTGGGACTCCCTTTTGCAGGATATGCCATGAGATTGAATTTGAGAGCTGCAAGACTCTTGAAGCTCCTTGTTCCTGCTCTGGCACTGTCAAG TATGCACACAGGGACTGCATACAGAGGTGGTGTGAAGAAAAGGGAGACACCACCTGTGAAATATGCTTGCAG AATTTCGAACCTGGGTATACTGTCCCTGTCGATAAGGTCTTGCTGGATGGATCTGTTACCATAAG GGGAAGTTTACTAGTTCCCAGGAGAGGGCAAGGAGGTTTGGACGAGCAGCTGATCACCAGTGAATTCTCATCGAATCGCTGGAATTGCTTCAGAGTGGTTGCTCTGATA TTCACAATACTTTTCCTCCTGCAACATGTTTTCACGTTGCTCGTCGGCGCAACAGAAAATTTCCCGTTTTCACTCTTTATT CTACTTGTTGCAAAAACCACTGGAATAGTACTTCCCatatatgtaatgatcctcATAGTAAGATCAATCCGCAAGAGTTTACGGAACAGGCATCAATACGAG GCTCCTGAAGAAGTTCAACCATCTTCTGAAAGTGGAGGAGGTGAAGAGGCTGAGGCGGGGGCGGAGGCGGAAGATCACCTTGAACATAGAGTTGAAATACATTCCACGTGA